From the Hordeum vulgare subsp. vulgare chromosome 1H, MorexV3_pseudomolecules_assembly, whole genome shotgun sequence genome, the window AATGGACAAGTAAAGTACCTTACACTTTGTTGCTCTCGGTATGGTAAGACTTAATCGAACTCAAGAAATATGTTGAAGCCAAACccaacagccgggataggatgtgaAGCTAAAATTTATGTTACACGTGGTCCTGATGGGAAGCTTCATCTTTCAAAGGCGATTTTGGATCACAATCATGCATTGAGTCCACATAAATCTCGGTTATTTAGATGCAATAAGAAGTTAAATTTCCATGTCAAGCGCAGGCTTGAGCTGAATGACCGCGCCGGAATAAGAGTAAACAAGAATTTCAATTCTTTTGTTGTGGCAGCAGATGGTCATGAGAACCTAACTTTTGGTGAGAAAACTTGTCGCAATTTTCTAGAGAAAACAAGAAGGTTAAAATTTGGTAGTGGTGATGCTGAAGCGGTTCGTGACTATTTTATCAAAATGCAATCCGACAATCCAAACTTTTTTAGTGTCATGGATGTTGATGATGAATCCCGACTTCAGAATGTTTTTTGGGATGATGCAAGAAGCAGAGCAGTGTATGAATCTTTTCATGATGTCATTACTTTTGACACAACATACTTGGTGAACAAATATGATATGCCTTTTGCTTGTTTTGTCGGAGTGAATCATCATGGCCAATCAGTGCTGCTAGGGTGTGCTTTATTATCAAATGAAGATACTCCAACATTTGTCTGGTTATTTGAAGCATGGCTTACTTGTATGTCAAATCGGCATCCAAAAGCTATTATaactgatcaagcaaaagcaattCAGAATGGTGTGGAAGAAGTTTTCCCTGAATCTCGATATAGATGGTGCttgtgctagtttcatcatggatGGCCGAGTCTTAGAGCGTACCGGTTCGGCCGTTGCTATGAAATCGGATGCATGAAATGTTGCTCACCGGAGACGAAACAGGGGTGCTGCCGGAGTTAGAGAAGAAACGCATCGAATCAAGGACTACAGATCTGGTGGATGATTTCTGATTCAAATACTCTCAGCAGCAGCATCGGGAGGCCGCAGGATCGGGAGGCCACCACACAGCTTCCATAGCAGCACCACATAGCAGTCTCCCATGGCAGCATGGGTCCATCATTGCAACCTCGCCGGAGCTTCCGACGACCGCCGCGGCGCTCCACTGCAACCTCGCCGGAGCTTCAGCTACCGACCCGGCGCTTCACTGCAACCTCGTCGGAGCTTCATTCCAACCTTGTCGGAGCTCGAACGACCGTTGGCGGTTCACTGCAGCTCCGGCGGCCCTTCAACGCAACTCTGCGCCGCGAGCTCCATGGCAACACCTCGACGTGCGCCACCAGTGAAGCTGTGCCATGCCAACACAGCGAGCTCCATGGCAACACCTCGACGTGTGCCACCGACGGAGCTTCACTGCGCCACGCCGGCGTGGCGGGCTTCATGGCAGCATCTCGATGTGCGCCACCGGTGGAGCTTCACTGCGCCACGCCGGTGCCACGAGCTTCATGGCAGCACCACGATGGCGTCCGACGAAGCGTCAATGCAGTGCTGCCACCGCGCACGGCGGTGCTCCAACGCAGTGAGACGCCGATGGGGTTGCTGTGGTGAAGCACATGGCAGGGACGGGCGGATGAACATGCGACGGCGATGCGCGTGCTTCGTCGTTTGCAGCACCGGCGGACACCATTGCATCCCCCGGTGAAGCCGCAACACCAGCGCGGCGGAGCTCCACTGCAGCCGCGGCAGCGATGCGCGGTGCTCCAATGTAGCGTCGGCAGCCCGTCGACGCGGAGGTGGCGGCGTTGCCATGGGACTCCTCTCTCGGGAGTGACGAACAGGGGTGGAGGAGGGGAAAAATGTGTGGAACAAGACGTTCGGGAATAG encodes:
- the LOC123404615 gene encoding uncharacterized protein LOC123404615 — encoded protein: MATPPPPRRRAADATLEHRASLPRLQWSSAALVLRLHRGMQWCPPVLQTTKHAHRRRMFIRPSLPCASPQQPHRRLTALEHRRARWQHCIDASSDAIVVLP